From a single Collibacillus ludicampi genomic region:
- the ndk gene encoding nucleoside-diphosphate kinase — protein sequence MERTFIMVKPDGVQRGLIGEIVSRFEKKGLKLVGAKLMNVSRELAEAHYAEHKEKPFFGELVDFITSGPVFAMVWEGNQAIAISRSMMGKTNPLDAAPGTIRGDYALSVGMNIIHGSDSPESAQREIGLWFGEDAIISYEKTVSAWI from the coding sequence ATGGAACGTACGTTTATCATGGTGAAACCGGACGGTGTACAACGCGGTTTAATCGGTGAGATCGTCAGCCGTTTTGAAAAGAAAGGATTGAAATTGGTCGGGGCGAAGTTGATGAACGTTTCCCGCGAATTGGCTGAAGCGCACTATGCGGAACACAAGGAGAAGCCTTTCTTTGGTGAACTCGTTGATTTCATTACTTCTGGCCCTGTATTCGCGATGGTATGGGAAGGTAATCAAGCGATCGCGATTTCCCGTTCGATGATGGGAAAAACCAATCCGCTCGATGCGGCCCCTGGCACGATCCGCGGTGACTATGCGCTCTCCGTCGGGATGAATATCATTCATGGATCGGATTCCCCTGAGTCCGCTCAGAGAGAAATTGGACTCTGGTTCGGCGAGGATGCGATCATCTCTTACGAAAAGACAGTATCTGCATGGATCTAG
- a CDS encoding CheR family methyltransferase: MSSCDYDQFTEWVYRKTGIDLRKYKRPQMERRLTALYSKRGFANFRAYFQAIENDEQLFAEFLDRITINVSEFFRNPGRWEVISKKVLPELLRSRRKLKIWSAACSTGEEPYTIAMIMKQFLPLKEIQILATDLDVNALETAKKGIYHRRSLQSIPSPMFHEFFREIDTQTYEISPELKRAVIFRKHNLLEDPFGEDFDLIVCRNVIIYFTEEAKADLYRKFAGALRQGGILFVGSTEQIFNPGEYGLKSYDTFMYQKT, from the coding sequence TTGAGTTCATGTGATTACGACCAATTTACCGAATGGGTGTATCGGAAAACAGGTATAGACCTGCGAAAGTATAAACGCCCACAAATGGAAAGGCGGTTGACCGCCCTCTATAGCAAGCGTGGATTTGCGAACTTTCGTGCATACTTTCAAGCGATCGAAAACGATGAACAACTGTTTGCCGAATTTTTAGACAGAATCACAATTAATGTTTCAGAGTTTTTTCGTAACCCGGGACGTTGGGAAGTCATTAGCAAGAAAGTATTGCCAGAGCTTCTTCGGAGTCGACGGAAATTAAAGATTTGGTCAGCTGCTTGTTCAACAGGAGAAGAACCTTACACGATCGCCATGATCATGAAACAGTTCTTGCCGCTCAAAGAAATCCAAATCCTTGCTACCGATCTTGATGTGAACGCATTGGAGACGGCTAAAAAAGGGATCTATCATAGGCGTTCATTACAGTCTATTCCTTCCCCTATGTTTCATGAGTTTTTTCGTGAAATCGATACGCAAACATATGAAATTTCCCCAGAGCTAAAACGTGCGGTCATTTTCCGAAAGCACAATTTGTTGGAAGATCCGTTTGGGGAAGATTTTGATCTGATTGTTTGTCGTAACGTTATTATCTATTTTACGGAGGAAGCGAAAGCGGATCTCTATCGCAAGTTTGCTGGTGCGCTCAGGCAAGGGGGGATCCTTTTCGTAGGTTCAACGGAACAAATCTTTAACCCTGGTGAATACGGGTTGAAATCATATGATACTTTCATGTATCAAAAGACGTAA
- the mqnC gene encoding cyclic dehypoxanthinyl futalosine synthase, translating to MTMVNTKSTPVDEVLDKALSGERLTLEDGIALYESDDLLKIGSAAKKVMMRLHPDNIVTFVINRNINYTNVCDTYCTFCAFYRKVGHKEAYVLKDEIIFDKIQETIDLGGTEILMQGGTHPDLPFEYYLDLLRKIKARFDITMHSFSAAEIWKMVEVSGLSLEEVIRQLKEAGLDSLPGGGAEILDDRTRMRISRLKGSWTKWMEVHDTAHRLGMNTTATMVIGFGESYEERVLHMLRVREQQDKTGRFTAFIPWTYQPDNTALRGTRATAVEYLKTVAISRLVLDNIKNIQASWVTMGSKIGQISLEFGCNDMGSTMIEENVVAAAGAHNRMNRDELVRLIQDAGKIAAQRTTQYQILRTF from the coding sequence ATGACTATGGTAAATACAAAATCAACGCCCGTGGATGAAGTATTGGATAAAGCTTTATCGGGGGAGCGCTTGACGTTAGAAGATGGAATCGCCCTTTACGAATCGGACGATCTGCTTAAGATCGGATCCGCAGCGAAAAAAGTCATGATGCGGCTTCATCCGGACAACATTGTCACATTTGTGATCAACCGCAATATCAATTATACAAACGTATGTGATACGTACTGTACATTTTGTGCATTCTATAGAAAAGTTGGGCATAAAGAAGCTTATGTCCTGAAGGATGAGATTATTTTTGATAAAATTCAAGAGACGATCGATCTGGGCGGAACGGAAATTTTGATGCAAGGAGGAACACACCCTGATCTTCCTTTCGAGTATTACCTCGACCTTTTGCGTAAAATAAAAGCCCGATTCGATATAACGATGCACTCCTTCTCGGCGGCGGAAATTTGGAAGATGGTTGAAGTTTCCGGGTTATCGCTGGAGGAAGTGATCCGTCAGTTGAAAGAGGCGGGTCTTGATTCCCTTCCTGGCGGAGGTGCAGAAATTCTTGACGACCGTACGCGCATGCGTATTTCCCGATTAAAAGGATCATGGACCAAGTGGATGGAGGTTCACGATACTGCACACCGGTTAGGGATGAACACGACGGCGACAATGGTCATCGGGTTCGGCGAATCGTACGAGGAGCGTGTCTTGCACATGTTACGCGTACGGGAACAACAAGACAAGACAGGTCGCTTTACCGCTTTTATTCCATGGACCTATCAACCGGATAATACCGCGTTGCGGGGGACACGGGCGACAGCTGTGGAGTATCTCAAAACGGTTGCGATTTCGCGTCTGGTGCTTGATAATATAAAGAACATACAAGCGTCCTGGGTTACAATGGGTAGCAAGATCGGGCAGATTTCCCTGGAATTCGGTTGTAATGACATGGGAAGCACGATGATCGAAGAAAACGTGGTTGCCGCTGCAGGGGCACATAATCGGATGAACCGGGATGAGCTGGTTCGCTTGATCCAAGACGCCGGAAAGATCGCTGCCCAACGAACGACCCAATATCAAATACTTCGAACGTTCTAA
- a CDS encoding RluA family pseudouridine synthase has translation MENLKEIIRYRCEVRDEGKMVRQILQNRLGLSRRLIRRLVSVQGVRVNGLPAFLSSRVKCDDLLQLYAQEEASDAILPEPIELNIVYEDDHLLVVNKPAGMIVHPTRGHYTGTLANGAVYHWMMRGEKVRFRPVHRIDQYTSGLVLIAKTHFAHQQVAKEFVSHNLEREYHAIVHGRMTHDEGTVSAPIGLDPEHPQKRKVMQEGRPAVTHYRVVNRFADATWVKLRLETGRTHQIRVHMSHIGHPLFGDFLYGREEPAFIERQALHAGTLGIIHPRTKEKMVWNAPLPADMVNLIGRLS, from the coding sequence ATGGAGAACCTGAAAGAAATTATCCGTTATCGCTGTGAAGTCCGGGATGAAGGAAAGATGGTTCGCCAGATTTTACAGAACCGTTTGGGTCTTTCCAGGCGTCTGATCCGTCGACTTGTGAGCGTTCAAGGGGTGCGGGTTAACGGTCTCCCCGCTTTTCTCAGCTCACGCGTGAAGTGTGACGATCTGTTGCAGTTGTATGCGCAAGAGGAAGCATCTGACGCCATTTTACCCGAACCGATCGAACTCAATATCGTGTACGAAGATGATCATTTGTTGGTCGTGAATAAACCGGCGGGGATGATCGTACATCCGACGCGCGGACACTATACGGGTACATTGGCGAACGGTGCGGTCTATCATTGGATGATGCGCGGAGAAAAAGTACGCTTTCGACCCGTTCACAGGATCGACCAGTATACTTCAGGTCTGGTATTGATCGCAAAGACCCATTTTGCCCATCAACAGGTCGCGAAGGAATTTGTTTCCCATAATCTAGAACGCGAATATCATGCGATCGTGCACGGGAGAATGACACATGACGAAGGAACGGTTTCTGCCCCGATCGGACTCGATCCGGAACATCCGCAGAAACGGAAAGTGATGCAAGAAGGCCGCCCTGCCGTTACCCATTATCGCGTGGTCAACCGTTTTGCCGATGCGACATGGGTGAAGTTACGTTTGGAGACGGGAAGAACTCATCAAATACGCGTCCATATGTCCCATATAGGACACCCGCTGTTCGGCGATTTCCTCTACGGACGTGAAGAGCCGGCCTTTATAGAACGTCAGGCGTTACATGCGGGAACTCTGGGGATCATTCATCCGCGTACGAAGGAAAAGATGGTCTGGAATGCCCCGTTACCTGCCGATATGGTGAATTTAATTGGGAGATTAAGTTAG
- a CDS encoding polyprenyl synthetase family protein, translated as MKLMDIYFHLKPDLEYVERWLNEEINAQERNLQKAASHLLKAGGKRIRPVFVLLAGQFGDYDIEKLGKIAVVLELIHMATLVHDDVIDNAKTRRGLPTVKAEWGSRMAMYTGDFIFARALLLLSEFPQVRIHQLLSEAIVAMCEGEIEQIRDFYNLDQGLRTYLRRIKRKTALLIELACTLGALVANVNDKDLKNIRRYGYFAGMAFQIVDDILDFTSTQEKLGKPVGNDLRQGNLTLPVLYALEHSPERDLLRKRIHRNMTEEEANEAISLVTSSGGIEYSHRMAEQYLEKCFSALRELPQNQASQSLEQIARFIAARDH; from the coding sequence ATGAAGTTGATGGATATTTATTTTCATTTAAAGCCTGATCTGGAATATGTGGAACGGTGGCTGAATGAGGAAATCAACGCGCAAGAACGCAATCTGCAAAAAGCTGCTTCCCACTTGTTAAAAGCGGGTGGGAAGCGGATCCGCCCTGTGTTTGTGCTCTTGGCCGGTCAATTTGGCGATTATGACATCGAGAAGTTAGGTAAAATCGCCGTTGTTCTCGAGCTGATTCATATGGCTACATTGGTTCATGATGATGTGATCGATAATGCAAAGACGCGCCGAGGCCTTCCTACGGTGAAAGCGGAATGGGGGAGCCGTATGGCGATGTATACGGGCGATTTCATTTTTGCGAGAGCATTATTGTTGTTGTCCGAATTTCCTCAAGTCAGAATCCATCAACTGTTATCCGAGGCGATCGTCGCGATGTGTGAAGGAGAAATCGAACAGATACGCGATTTCTACAATTTGGATCAAGGATTGCGGACATATTTGAGGCGCATTAAGAGAAAAACAGCTTTGCTCATTGAATTGGCTTGTACGCTCGGAGCGCTCGTAGCCAACGTAAACGACAAGGATCTGAAAAACATCAGACGATACGGGTATTTTGCGGGGATGGCTTTCCAAATTGTTGACGATATTCTTGATTTTACATCCACTCAGGAAAAATTAGGAAAACCAGTAGGCAATGATCTGCGTCAGGGGAACCTTACATTGCCCGTCTTGTATGCGCTTGAACATTCACCGGAACGCGATTTGTTACGCAAGCGAATTCACCGGAATATGACAGAAGAGGAAGCGAATGAAGCGATCTCCCTCGTCACCTCATCCGGCGGAATTGAATATTCGCATCGTATGGCAGAACAGTATTTGGAAAAATGTTTTTCGGCATTGCGTGAATTGCCGCAAAATCAAGCGTCCCAGTCACTTGAACAAATCGCTCGCTTCATTGCCGCACGCGATCATTGA
- a CDS encoding M42 family peptidase: MNNELLLQLSQTVAPSGAEGTLLQQLKKEIEPFVDEIHTDVLGNLIAWKKGTNPQSGRLMLTANMDERGIMVTHVEESGFWRFVPIGTIEPVRLIGERVRFTNGVKGIIGAEQTSGKDVTCTELFIDIGASNAEEALRTVAIGDSAVIEHTPPEIIGERIIGKSLDNRVGCVILTEIVKRIGVLDHDLYIVFSVQKEVGSRGIKTATYRIEPDFALVIGTAVTGDTPGAERSEVKLGKGPAIKVLDDTIVVPPEIRRKMKACAEACGIPYQMEVSPQGKSDAGAVHLTQGGIPTAALSVPLRYPYSPSQMVSLADMERTIELGIEVLKRALP, encoded by the coding sequence ATGAATAACGAGCTGCTTCTGCAACTTAGCCAGACGGTGGCCCCTTCAGGTGCGGAAGGCACACTCCTTCAACAACTAAAAAAAGAAATCGAGCCTTTTGTGGATGAAATACATACGGACGTATTGGGAAACCTCATCGCATGGAAGAAAGGAACCAACCCGCAAAGCGGCAGACTGATGCTTACCGCTAACATGGACGAGCGTGGGATTATGGTCACTCACGTGGAAGAAAGCGGCTTTTGGCGTTTTGTGCCGATTGGTACTATCGAACCTGTGCGTTTGATCGGGGAACGTGTCCGTTTTACCAATGGTGTGAAAGGAATCATCGGTGCGGAGCAGACGTCAGGAAAAGATGTGACATGTACGGAACTGTTTATCGATATAGGTGCATCGAACGCTGAAGAAGCCTTGCGAACCGTCGCGATCGGAGATTCAGCTGTGATCGAACACACGCCGCCGGAGATCATCGGCGAGCGAATCATAGGTAAATCTCTCGATAACCGCGTGGGTTGTGTCATATTGACGGAAATAGTCAAGCGTATCGGTGTGCTGGATCATGACCTATACATCGTCTTTTCCGTACAAAAAGAAGTCGGTTCCCGCGGTATCAAAACTGCAACATATCGGATTGAACCGGATTTTGCTCTCGTCATCGGCACTGCTGTAACGGGAGATACTCCCGGAGCGGAACGCAGCGAGGTGAAACTGGGAAAGGGTCCGGCGATCAAAGTTCTCGATGACACGATCGTCGTTCCACCGGAGATTCGTCGCAAGATGAAGGCCTGTGCGGAGGCGTGCGGCATTCCTTACCAAATGGAAGTTTCACCGCAGGGAAAAAGTGATGCGGGAGCGGTTCACTTGACACAGGGCGGTATTCCGACAGCCGCCTTGTCAGTACCTTTACGCTATCCGTATTCCCCATCACAAATGGTGTCACTTGCGGATATGGAACGAACGATTGAATTGGGGATAGAAGTTTTAAAGCGAGCGCTTCCTTAA
- the aroC gene encoding chorismate synthase: MLRYLTAGESHGPELTAIIEGLPSHVPLSTDQINHQLWRRQQGYGRGGRMKIETDRVEITSGLRFGKTLGSPLTLHVINKDWKNWQERMAVEGEPPADLAVVTKPRPGHADLSGALKYAHDDVRNVLERASARNTATLVAVGAVARQLLEIFNIRIYSHLVEIGPIQVGPLEGSIEEIAARAEKSEVRVADPVKEQEIIELIKRTRKEGNSLGGIFEVVVTGVPVGLGSYSMPDRRLDARLACALMGIQAIKGVEIGLGFDAARRVGSEVHDEIFYDEKRGFYRETNGAGGIEGGISNGEPIIVRAAMKPIPTLYKPLRSVDLKTKEKYEATVERSDVCAAPAAAVVGEAVTAWTIAQAFCEKFGGDSLEEMKRNYESYLSAVRAR, encoded by the coding sequence ATGCTACGCTATTTGACTGCCGGTGAATCTCATGGACCGGAATTAACGGCGATCATAGAAGGGTTGCCGAGCCATGTGCCGCTTTCCACCGACCAGATCAACCATCAGTTATGGCGTCGCCAGCAAGGATACGGCAGGGGGGGCCGAATGAAAATCGAAACGGATCGCGTGGAAATTACAAGCGGTCTGCGGTTTGGGAAAACGTTGGGTTCTCCACTAACCCTGCATGTCATCAATAAAGATTGGAAGAACTGGCAAGAGCGGATGGCTGTTGAAGGGGAACCTCCGGCTGATCTGGCTGTTGTCACCAAGCCCCGGCCAGGTCATGCGGATCTCTCAGGCGCTTTGAAATACGCACACGATGATGTGAGAAATGTGCTCGAACGAGCAAGCGCACGGAACACGGCGACACTGGTTGCCGTCGGGGCAGTAGCGAGACAATTGTTGGAAATTTTTAATATTCGTATTTACAGCCATTTGGTCGAAATTGGCCCGATTCAAGTGGGACCTCTTGAAGGAAGTATCGAAGAGATCGCAGCAAGAGCAGAGAAGTCGGAAGTTCGCGTCGCGGATCCTGTCAAGGAACAGGAAATCATTGAATTGATTAAGAGAACGCGTAAGGAGGGCAATTCACTCGGAGGGATATTCGAAGTTGTAGTGACAGGTGTACCTGTTGGACTTGGTTCCTACTCGATGCCCGATCGGCGGCTCGATGCCCGTTTGGCATGCGCATTGATGGGTATCCAGGCGATCAAAGGAGTGGAAATCGGTCTGGGATTTGATGCAGCAAGGAGAGTGGGATCGGAAGTACATGATGAGATCTTCTATGACGAAAAACGTGGATTTTATCGCGAAACGAATGGTGCGGGAGGTATCGAAGGAGGAATTTCGAACGGTGAGCCAATCATCGTGCGCGCGGCGATGAAACCTATTCCAACACTCTACAAACCGCTGCGCAGTGTCGATTTGAAAACAAAAGAGAAGTATGAAGCGACGGTCGAACGTTCAGATGTTTGTGCCGCGCCTGCAGCAGCGGTAGTAGGCGAAGCGGTAACTGCCTGGACGATCGCCCAGGCATTCTGTGAAAAGTTTGGCGGAGATTCGCTGGAAGAAATGAAACGCAATTACGAAAGTTATTTGTCGGCGGTGAGAGCACGATGA
- a CDS encoding patatin-like phospholipase family protein, whose product MKIGLALSGGTLRGFAHIGVLEVLLDAGIEADVVAGTSVGSIVGAMYALGYSPNLMSQLVCSFPGPKLIDWSLPAWSLAKIVLLFPFYYLGVVKDISRLLPMGLIAGDKLESYLRKLFKLTPVRKPVPLYVITTDLYTADTVIFTNDKNHEMQRTQSQQVYSQPRTVILPIDDLPSVVRASASIPGVFKPKQMGRHVLIDGGQRNNVPVDILYNIGCQKIIAVDLHRGSIHSNSIETFVDVFNRSMDIMMEDLSALRLSKYQFFPIIPKIEGVTWTSFNKIEYCLEIGRQTARDALPALRKYLQST is encoded by the coding sequence ATGAAGATCGGTCTCGCTCTATCAGGAGGTACGCTACGAGGATTTGCCCATATCGGCGTATTGGAAGTCTTGCTCGATGCGGGGATCGAAGCGGATGTCGTTGCTGGTACAAGCGTGGGATCCATCGTCGGGGCCATGTACGCACTGGGATACTCACCCAACCTCATGAGCCAGTTGGTGTGTTCCTTTCCCGGTCCGAAGTTGATCGATTGGTCACTCCCTGCATGGAGCCTTGCAAAGATCGTTCTTCTCTTCCCATTTTACTATCTAGGAGTTGTCAAAGATATCTCACGTTTATTGCCCATGGGACTCATCGCAGGAGACAAACTTGAAAGTTATCTGCGGAAACTGTTCAAACTGACTCCCGTTCGCAAGCCAGTTCCTCTCTATGTGATTACAACCGATTTGTACACGGCAGATACGGTCATTTTTACAAACGATAAAAATCATGAAATGCAAAGAACGCAATCACAGCAAGTGTACTCCCAGCCCCGAACGGTCATATTGCCTATTGATGATTTGCCATCGGTTGTAAGGGCAAGCGCTTCGATTCCCGGCGTTTTCAAGCCCAAACAGATGGGGCGCCATGTACTCATCGATGGCGGTCAACGAAACAATGTACCCGTAGACATTCTGTATAATATCGGATGTCAGAAAATCATCGCAGTCGATCTGCATCGTGGTTCGATCCACTCGAATTCGATTGAGACGTTTGTTGATGTATTCAACCGGTCAATGGATATCATGATGGAAGATCTGTCAGCCCTTCGGCTTTCCAAATATCAATTTTTTCCTATAATCCCCAAGATTGAAGGGGTTACTTGGACGTCGTTCAATAAGATCGAGTACTGTCTCGAAATAGGTCGGCAAACGGCAAGAGACGCCCTGCCTGCTCTGCGCAAGTACCTACAATCCACATGA
- a CDS encoding OsmC family protein, with translation MKMHVDWQGKRKFSAKGEASGHTIVMDASPDFGGENQGARPMELLLAGLGGCTGIDIVSTLEKMRLHVESLTIEIDGERAEEYPQRYTDIHLRYIINGHDLTPDKVERAIRLSKEKYCSASASLNANITTSFVLNGAEHTMS, from the coding sequence ATGAAAATGCATGTAGATTGGCAAGGAAAGCGGAAGTTTTCCGCAAAAGGGGAGGCGTCAGGCCATACAATCGTCATGGATGCGAGTCCCGATTTCGGCGGTGAGAATCAAGGGGCACGGCCTATGGAGCTTTTGTTGGCAGGTCTTGGCGGTTGCACAGGGATCGATATCGTCAGTACATTAGAAAAGATGCGGTTACACGTCGAATCTCTTACGATCGAGATCGACGGGGAACGAGCGGAAGAGTATCCCCAGCGGTATACGGACATCCATCTCCGTTATATCATCAATGGTCATGATTTGACACCGGACAAGGTGGAGCGGGCGATTCGTTTATCAAAAGAAAAATACTGTTCCGCATCCGCTTCCTTAAATGCCAACATTACAACATCGTTCGTACTCAATGGTGCAGAACATACGATGTCATAG
- a CDS encoding M42 family metallopeptidase, producing MNETMDAKGILLELLELAGPSGHEQRVARKIRDVLSCFTDDIRVDPLGSLIACVQGEGANDRPRIMIAAHMDEIGLIVTKIEEGGYLRVANLGGVDARTIVAQEVTVHTKKGDLRGIVGSKPPHLTSAEERKKAIPLESLYVDLAMPEHQVREYVELGDCVTVYRRPMELQNGYIAGKSLDNRASVAALFVCLQEMKRLRVQADVYMVTTVQEELGLRGAGTAAFGIHPDLAIAVDVTFGKLPGQAPDQSMILGEGPAICFGPNIHRNIHRRFLDVAEDLRIPHQIELTQASTGTDAWAIQVTQGGIPSGLVSIPLRYMHTSVETVNFADIEMTGKLLAHFVASIDRSFVEGLRCYLKN from the coding sequence ATGAATGAAACAATGGATGCCAAGGGGATACTGCTTGAACTCCTTGAGCTTGCGGGCCCATCCGGTCATGAACAACGAGTCGCCCGCAAGATTAGGGACGTACTTTCCTGTTTTACCGACGATATTCGTGTGGATCCATTAGGATCATTGATCGCCTGTGTACAGGGGGAAGGGGCGAACGATCGACCTCGAATCATGATCGCCGCGCATATGGATGAGATCGGTCTCATCGTCACAAAGATTGAGGAGGGCGGTTATTTGCGAGTGGCGAATCTGGGGGGAGTCGACGCGCGTACGATTGTGGCTCAAGAAGTGACCGTCCATACGAAAAAAGGGGATCTACGCGGAATTGTCGGTTCGAAACCACCTCATTTGACCAGTGCTGAAGAGCGCAAAAAAGCGATTCCGCTGGAAAGCCTGTATGTCGATCTCGCCATGCCCGAACATCAAGTTCGTGAATATGTCGAACTTGGTGATTGCGTGACTGTTTATCGTCGTCCCATGGAACTTCAAAACGGTTATATCGCGGGAAAATCGCTCGATAATCGCGCGAGTGTAGCGGCGTTGTTTGTCTGTTTGCAAGAGATGAAACGCCTTCGTGTACAAGCGGATGTCTATATGGTTACTACGGTACAGGAGGAACTGGGATTGCGGGGGGCGGGGACGGCTGCGTTTGGCATCCACCCGGATCTCGCGATCGCGGTGGATGTGACTTTCGGCAAGCTCCCCGGGCAAGCTCCCGATCAATCGATGATCCTCGGAGAAGGCCCGGCCATTTGTTTCGGTCCCAATATCCATAGAAATATCCATCGGCGTTTTCTCGATGTCGCCGAGGATCTTCGCATTCCGCATCAGATCGAGCTTACACAGGCGTCAACCGGAACGGACGCCTGGGCAATTCAAGTGACTCAAGGGGGCATACCTTCAGGCCTCGTATCCATTCCTTTGCGTTATATGCATACATCAGTGGAAACGGTTAACTTCGCCGATATTGAAATGACCGGAAAGCTTCTTGCCCATTTCGTTGCATCCATAGACCGTTCGTTCGTGGAGGGGTTACGTTGTTACTTAAAAAATTAA
- a CDS encoding menaquinone biosynthetic enzyme MqnA/MqnD family protein, whose translation MSKIRIGRISYTNILPIYHFVDTSNPQFEFVPAVPSQLNAWLAEGEIDCGPISSFSYGEHADEYVALRGLSVSSLGPVGSIFLFSKRPIDLLADCTVALTWTSATSVNLLKIILEEYYGVHPSYVTMNPHLPEMMQVAEAALLIGDEALFWSQQKHPYHVYDLGAEWYRNTGLPMTFAVFAVSKRLLLEDPHKVENIHRLFLESKRLGEQHLDQVIFAAMTQCGFSEKFWRSYFSRLIYDFDEHLVSGLEAYFATAHRLGLLSSPAKVSLWGDVNDYGKYKINARG comes from the coding sequence ATGAGCAAGATTCGTATCGGAAGAATCAGTTATACCAATATCTTGCCGATCTATCATTTCGTTGATACATCCAACCCGCAATTCGAATTTGTGCCGGCAGTTCCTTCCCAACTGAATGCCTGGTTGGCGGAAGGGGAGATCGACTGCGGGCCTATTTCCTCATTTTCTTACGGAGAACATGCGGATGAATATGTGGCTTTGCGTGGTTTATCGGTCTCGTCGCTCGGTCCGGTTGGATCTATATTCCTGTTTTCGAAACGTCCTATCGATTTGCTCGCGGATTGCACGGTGGCATTGACGTGGACATCCGCTACTTCAGTCAACCTATTAAAGATCATTTTAGAAGAATATTACGGTGTTCATCCGTCGTATGTCACGATGAATCCTCATCTCCCCGAGATGATGCAAGTGGCGGAAGCTGCCCTTCTCATTGGAGATGAGGCACTCTTCTGGTCACAGCAGAAGCATCCATATCATGTGTATGATCTTGGAGCCGAATGGTACCGGAATACAGGCCTTCCCATGACGTTTGCCGTCTTTGCTGTTTCAAAACGTTTGTTGCTGGAAGATCCCCACAAGGTGGAAAACATTCATCGTCTCTTTTTAGAAAGTAAACGGTTGGGGGAACAGCATCTCGATCAGGTGATTTTTGCAGCGATGACACAGTGCGGTTTTTCGGAGAAATTTTGGCGATCGTATTTCTCCCGCTTAATTTATGATTTTGATGAACATCTGGTTTCGGGACTCGAGGCGTATTTTGCTACCGCACATCGTTTGGGATTACTTTCTTCACCTGCGAAGGTGAGTCTGTGGGGTGATGTAAATGACTATGGTAAATACAAAATCAACGCCCGTGGATGA
- a CDS encoding M42 family metallopeptidase yields the protein MLLKKLTEAMGPSGFEDEVRQIIYEEIKDHVDRVYTDSMGNLIAEKDGSLEGPKVMVCAHMDEVSFMIVHIEETGMLRFRPIGGVDPRVLVSKPLRIGEKKIYGVIGAKPYHLQSGAERDKPLAIDDMFIDIGATSRQDAEKYVKLGDVAVFTTEYEEIAPRIAKAKSFDDRVGCAIMIETLKKSFALPLSFVFTVQEEIGLRGVGPATYAVKPDIALVLESTVCFDAVDAVAHGQGTVLGQGPALSVIDASTIANRAVLQAIIRTAENHNIPYQFRRVSGGGNDAGRIHNIREGVAVGAISVPTRYIHSPAQVINLDDYEHTVRLVEAFLRAIEKGEVRL from the coding sequence TTGTTACTTAAAAAATTAACGGAAGCGATGGGACCGTCCGGTTTCGAAGATGAAGTCCGGCAAATCATATATGAGGAAATTAAGGATCACGTGGATCGGGTTTATACCGATTCCATGGGAAACTTGATCGCGGAGAAAGACGGTTCGCTCGAAGGCCCGAAGGTCATGGTCTGCGCCCATATGGATGAAGTCAGCTTTATGATCGTACATATTGAAGAGACGGGGATGTTGCGTTTTCGGCCGATCGGAGGCGTGGATCCGCGTGTTCTGGTGAGTAAACCGCTACGGATCGGTGAAAAGAAAATCTATGGTGTGATCGGTGCGAAACCCTATCATCTCCAGTCCGGTGCGGAAAGGGATAAGCCTCTCGCAATCGATGATATGTTTATCGACATCGGTGCAACGAGCCGTCAGGATGCGGAGAAATACGTGAAACTGGGAGATGTAGCCGTCTTTACGACCGAGTATGAAGAAATCGCCCCGCGCATCGCGAAAGCAAAGTCGTTCGATGATCGAGTGGGATGTGCGATCATGATAGAAACGTTGAAAAAATCGTTTGCGTTGCCACTCTCATTCGTATTTACCGTGCAAGAGGAGATCGGACTCCGGGGTGTCGGACCTGCCACATATGCCGTCAAGCCGGACATTGCCCTCGTACTCGAATCAACCGTCTGTTTTGACGCCGTGGATGCGGTGGCTCATGGCCAGGGTACCGTCTTGGGTCAAGGTCCTGCGCTCTCGGTCATCGATGCTTCAACCATCGCAAATCGTGCGGTTCTGCAAGCGATCATTCGTACGGCGGAGAATCATAACATTCCCTATCAGTTCCGACGGGTTTCCGGAGGAGGAAATGATGCGGGACGTATTCATAATATCAGGGAAGGAGTAGCGGTGGGTGCGATTTCCGTACCGACACGTTATATCCATTCTCCTGCTCAAGTGATCAATCTTGATGATTATGAACATACCGTTCGATTAGTGGAAGCGTTTCTGCGCGCGATTGAGAAAGGGGAGGTTCGCTTATGA